The Lactuca sativa cultivar Salinas chromosome 2, Lsat_Salinas_v11, whole genome shotgun sequence genome includes the window ACCCATATTTTGAAACCCGAAATACCCGAATTTAAAATATGTCAGTCGAATAATTCGGATATCGGTTATTTTCGATAGGCATAGTATTAGGTCGACTTGACGACACCATCCAATCCAAGGACAATTGGTTAACAAATAATAATTACCAGTGGCGGCCCTGGGGTGGTGCGAGTGTGCAATCGCATCAGGCCTCCAATCGTAAGGGGCCTCCGATTGAGAATTTTTCTTAATATTATATTACTAAAAAAAGTTAgaggaaaataataataataagttaattAAAATAGAATTGCATGTTACAAATCTCATTTATATTATAAACATTAAATAGTGGACTTTTTTTGTCTTTAGCGGTAAAAAGTTTCGTTaataatattttacaaaaaagGTATGAGACCTTAATTTAATTTTTGCGTAGAGCTTCCAATATCTCAAAACCGGGCCTGATAATTACCTGTTGTAGATCAACATGCAAAAACAATTTTCAACCTATTAAACCCGTTCACTAAATGTAAGTGAAGGGACtaaaggggtgtttggcttagcttttgagaagccaaaatatcttttaaaaaaaGATAAAAGGAAAATCAACTTTTTCAAAGGGTAGTAAATCTAAGTTTTTACGAATTTTCTAAAAATCACTTTTGACCCGAAAAGATCACCCCTTAAATATGTGGTCAACTAGCCTATTTACCATCACCAGAACTTTGTTTATAAGCTTGTGATCGTATATGGTTTAGACTCTGTTTTCTCCCAACGGCGCTCCAGTTTAGCGACTCAAGTCAATCTTTCAGTTTCCGTTTTGTTCAACTGATAAAGCTTCCAAGGTATGTGACTTCTTCTTGGTTTCTCAGAATCCGGaataaattttagggtttcataTGCCAATCTAAGGATAGAGATGTGCTTATCACGAACGATTTAAGATCCATTCTTGTTGGCATTGTTTAGATCGTGTTTGGTTCGTTTTTACTCCGAATCTTCTAAACGCACTTGATTTGAAGTTGATTTTGTTAATATCTGCATAATTAGTTGCTGGATCTCGACAATCGATGTGTGAAAGAGTGATTGTTGCTGATCCGCACATTTGGTTTCCAGATCTCAAAATTCGGAAAATAATGTAGAAGATAATCCATAAACAGTTCGCATAGCATCGTGGATCTTTCTTTTTTTGTTTGCTTTTGAATCTCTTTCAACCTCTCTCTGATTAGGAATTTGGATTTTGCAGCATGGACATGGTCTAAGATGTTGACTTTTTTATTACTTTGTTTATGCAGATGATCACAGATAGCGACCTGGGATTCATTGCCAACTTCCTGGGCATATTCATATTCGCCCTTGTAATTGCTTACCATTATGTGTTGGCAGACCCCAAGTACGAAGGAAACTAAACCACCATTAAGACATGAAATGTAGGTGTGGAGATGTTTGTTATAAGAGTCAAGGGATTATGAATGTATATGACATTAAGAAGGTTCAATATCAATTATGACAATGAAATTTTGATAATTCTGTTTTCATTTGTTTGGAATTATGTTTATGATCTTAAGGAAGAATATGCTCTATTGATAATGAAAACCAATCTATAAAATGTCTGTAAAAGAGTGGTTACGTTCAAGAAACTATTTCTGTTGTACAACTGAGGGAGCATAACCTGATCATGATAAACTTCTAATAATGTAAACAAGACATAACCATAGTAGAAAAGAGCCCAACATAGCAGAGACTAAGAACTTGCAATCCTTATCTAATCTACTACCATAACAAAGCTCAGAATCAGATAATGTAAGCTTGAGATGACGATCTTCACCACCAATTCTCGTTCTTTCCTCTACAGTTTGAACCTCACTTGCACATTTAGAGCAACAACACTTTCCACCAAGAAAAGGTGGCAAATCTTCAAAGTGCCTTGAAAGTACCTCTTGTAAATCTTCCCCCACAATTGTCAGCTTTTGCTGTGTTCTAGGCTTCAAAACCTTCATGAGTAAAAAAAACTCTTTTCAACATTTTTGATTGCATAAATGCACATTTAACCCTAGATAAATGAGATTGGCTTACTTGGAATAGAGTTTGGGTTATGATTCTGGCAACAGAGGGAAGTCGTACAACAAGTAAACATCCAAGCCGATTCGGGTAATGATCTTGAAGAAGCACAGCACATGATCTAAATGTTTGAACCGGGAATCCAAAAGGTGATAGTCCGTGACAATCCATCAAAACAGTAAGCTGTGGATGTTCTACATCAAGCAAGTTTAGAACCCCGAATTCCACCTGTGAAACTGATATATACAAATATGGTTTTAAACATTTGATTAATCAGCACCAAAAAATTCCTTGAATTAAAAGGAAAACAAATAAACCTGATAAAA containing:
- the LOC111912263 gene encoding dolichyl-diphosphooligosaccharide--protein glycosyltransferase subunit 4A, with the translated sequence MITDSDLGFIANFLGIFIFALVIAYHYVLADPKYEGN